A window from Aliamphritea hakodatensis encodes these proteins:
- the ppk2 gene encoding polyphosphate kinase 2, with translation MEYTDSKAQKATGLGDDYPYDKKISRREYEAEKRLLQIELLKMQYWVKQHNERVMIIFEGRDAAGKGGAIKRFMENLNPRGARIVALEKPSDTEQTQWYFQRYLQHLPSGGEIVLLDRSWYNRAGVERVMNFCTDGQYREFMDQAPALEKMLVQSGIRLFKLWFSVNQNEQRRRFENRKSDPLKQWKLSPMDLASLDKWDDYTKAKEAMYAYTHTPEAPWTTIMSDDKKRARLNAIKHVLHHLPYDEKSSETDLQPDVNIVAEALTRDIQHPEDYPDPALR, from the coding sequence ATGGAATATACGGACAGCAAAGCACAGAAAGCCACCGGACTGGGGGATGATTACCCTTACGATAAAAAGATATCCCGCCGGGAATACGAAGCCGAAAAACGCCTGCTACAAATCGAACTGCTGAAAATGCAGTACTGGGTTAAGCAGCATAATGAACGGGTGATGATCATCTTCGAAGGCCGTGATGCTGCCGGGAAAGGCGGTGCCATCAAACGTTTTATGGAAAACCTTAACCCCCGTGGTGCCAGAATCGTTGCACTGGAAAAACCTTCCGACACCGAACAGACCCAGTGGTATTTTCAGCGCTACCTGCAGCATTTACCCAGCGGCGGTGAAATCGTTCTGCTCGACCGTTCATGGTACAACCGGGCCGGGGTGGAACGGGTGATGAACTTCTGTACCGACGGGCAGTACCGGGAATTTATGGATCAGGCCCCGGCACTGGAAAAGATGCTGGTACAGAGTGGCATCCGGCTGTTTAAACTCTGGTTTTCGGTGAATCAAAACGAACAGCGACGCCGCTTTGAAAATCGCAAATCCGACCCGCTGAAGCAGTGGAAGCTTAGCCCGATGGATCTGGCATCGCTGGACAAATGGGACGACTACACCAAGGCCAAGGAGGCCATGTATGCCTATACCCATACCCCGGAAGCCCCGTGGACGACCATCATGTCAGATGACAAAAAACGTGCCCGGCTGAACGCCATCAAACACGTTCTGCATCATCTGCCCTACGATGAAAAGAGCAGCGAAACTGACCTGCAGCCCGATGTAAATATCGTCGCAGAGGCCCTTACCCGGGATATTCAGCACCCGGAAGATTATCCCGACCCGGCCTTACGCTGA
- a CDS encoding histidine phosphatase family protein gives MPTEPSIDLTIDLLRHGETEGGAIYRGRTDSSLTKPGKKAMQRTLAEAGEPWRGVVSSPLRRCSKVAVAYAAEHDISCQLEPRLQEIDFGEWDGELLADIWEKFPDDVTQFWEDPEAFTPPEGEPLKVFRERLAECLDDFVRNHSQGHYLWVTHGGVIRALLARVLAIPAGNWNCLQLDYASLSRIHIVGEPGELGYSVAFINR, from the coding sequence ATGCCGACTGAACCGAGTATTGATCTGACCATTGACCTGTTACGCCATGGCGAGACAGAAGGGGGGGCTATTTACCGTGGCCGGACCGATTCCTCTCTGACCAAGCCAGGTAAGAAGGCAATGCAGCGTACCCTTGCTGAGGCCGGTGAGCCCTGGCGGGGGGTCGTAAGTTCGCCGTTGCGACGGTGTTCCAAAGTAGCCGTGGCGTATGCAGCAGAACATGATATCAGTTGCCAGCTGGAGCCGCGGTTGCAGGAAATTGATTTTGGCGAGTGGGATGGCGAGTTACTGGCGGATATCTGGGAGAAGTTCCCGGACGATGTCACCCAGTTTTGGGAAGATCCCGAAGCGTTTACGCCACCGGAAGGTGAGCCGCTGAAGGTTTTCCGGGAGCGGCTGGCGGAATGCCTGGATGATTTTGTCCGTAATCATTCTCAGGGGCATTATCTGTGGGTCACCCACGGCGGTGTGATCCGGGCCCTGTTAGCCAGAGTACTGGCCATACCTGCCGGGAACTGGAATTGCCTGCAGCTGGATTATGCATCCCTGAGCCGGATTCATATTGTCGGTGAACCGGGAGAGCTGGGATACAGCGTGGCGTTTATTAATCGCTGA
- a CDS encoding cob(I)yrinic acid a,c-diamide adenosyltransferase, whose translation MVARRLTKIYTRTGDKGTTALANGSRVDKHHPRIETMGDVDELNCLIGVLAEELNSDDPIREYLTLSQHCLFDIGGEIAVADADYKVISAEDITQLEQQLDTLNEDLPPLQEFILPGGNRAAALCHQARSVCRRAERRLVELVQLENTPAEGEQAAVEMVNNFAAAYVNRLSDLLFVSARVLARRNDGSEVLWQPKQKRTAGDS comes from the coding sequence ATGGTCGCGCGCCGCCTGACAAAAATTTATACCCGCACCGGCGATAAAGGTACCACCGCCCTGGCCAATGGCAGCCGGGTAGACAAGCATCATCCCCGAATTGAAACCATGGGCGATGTGGATGAACTTAACTGCCTGATCGGCGTGCTTGCTGAAGAACTGAACAGCGATGACCCGATCCGCGAATATCTGACCCTGAGCCAGCACTGCCTGTTTGATATTGGCGGTGAAATTGCAGTGGCCGACGCGGACTACAAAGTCATCAGTGCAGAAGATATTACCCAGCTGGAACAACAACTCGATACACTCAATGAAGACTTACCGCCCCTGCAGGAATTTATTCTGCCAGGAGGCAACCGCGCCGCCGCCCTGTGCCATCAGGCACGCAGTGTGTGCCGCCGGGCTGAACGCCGGCTGGTAGAACTGGTGCAACTGGAAAATACTCCGGCCGAAGGGGAACAGGCCGCGGTGGAAATGGTCAATAACTTTGCCGCTGCGTATGTAAACCGCCTGTCGGACTTACTGTTTGTCAGCGCCCGGGTACTGGCCCGCCGTAATGATGGCAGTGAAGTACTCTGGCAGCCCAAACAAAAGCGCACCGCCGGCGACAGTTAA